The Rhodothermales bacterium genome has a window encoding:
- a CDS encoding histidine phosphatase family protein has product MKTIYLVRHAKSDWSGPIERDHDRPLAPRGVEAATRMGAWLAATDAPPQKVVSSTARRTRETVRLMLDAAGWSVPVTYSSALYETDGERYLEVLRALPKRVGRVMLVGHEPACSECVGLLIGGGGVRFATTTIARIDLACATWEAIQPGAGELYWLMPARFRPVDPIGD; this is encoded by the coding sequence ATGAAAACCATCTATCTGGTTCGCCACGCCAAGTCGGATTGGTCTGGTCCGATCGAGCGAGATCACGACCGTCCCCTCGCGCCGCGCGGGGTGGAGGCGGCTACACGGATGGGGGCGTGGCTGGCCGCAACGGATGCGCCGCCACAAAAGGTCGTCAGCTCGACGGCCCGCCGCACACGCGAAACCGTGCGGTTGATGCTGGATGCCGCCGGCTGGAGCGTCCCGGTCACGTATTCCTCGGCGCTGTATGAGACGGACGGTGAGCGGTATCTGGAGGTGCTGCGTGCCCTGCCGAAGCGGGTGGGGCGGGTGATGTTGGTCGGCCACGAGCCGGCGTGCAGCGAATGTGTGGGGCTGCTCATCGGTGGGGGTGGTGTGCGATTTGCAACGACGACAATCGCGCGTATCGACCTGGCGTGCGCCACCTGGGAGGCCATTCAGCCCGGCGCCGGTGAGCTGTACTGGTTGATGCCGGCGCGGTTCAGACCGGTCGACCCTATTGGCGATTAA
- a CDS encoding Maf family protein: MKFTCPFVLASTSPRRRQLLEQLGLTFNRAAPDVDESFHSSLAPPAIVESLAERKATAVAHQFPDALVLAADTIVVLDGEILNKPATPDEAVDMLGRLSGRTHVVYTGIALAHAPSGRRIEAHEATRVTFATLNEREIAAYVATGSPMDKAGAYGIQDDRGALFVSGIEGDYYTVVGLPLHRLYTVLKTNFSDLLIG; the protein is encoded by the coding sequence ATGAAATTCACCTGCCCATTCGTCCTGGCGTCCACATCCCCCCGCCGAAGACAACTGCTCGAACAACTGGGATTGACGTTCAACCGGGCCGCGCCCGACGTCGACGAGTCGTTTCATTCCTCCCTGGCCCCGCCGGCCATTGTCGAGAGTCTGGCGGAGCGCAAGGCCACCGCCGTCGCGCATCAATTCCCCGATGCACTCGTTTTGGCGGCGGATACGATTGTTGTACTGGACGGGGAGATCCTCAACAAGCCGGCGACGCCAGACGAGGCCGTCGATATGCTCGGCCGGCTAAGCGGCCGTACCCACGTCGTCTACACCGGCATCGCCCTGGCGCATGCTCCCAGCGGCCGGCGCATCGAGGCGCACGAGGCCACCCGCGTCACCTTCGCTACGTTAAACGAGCGCGAAATAGCGGCATATGTTGCTACCGGGTCCCCGATGGACAAAGCCGGCGCGTACGGTATCCAGGACGACCGGGGCGCCCTGTTCGTGTCGGGCATCGAGGGCGACTACTACACGGTGGTCGGGCTGCCACTTCACCGGCTCTACACGGTGCTCAAAACGAACTTTTCCGACTTACTCATCGGCTAA